The following are from one region of the Moritella sp. 24 genome:
- a CDS encoding ParA family protein, whose amino-acid sequence MIRVVFNQKGGVGKSTICSNLAAIAASEGKRTLIIDLDSQCNTSAYLLGNDYKVNFSVAEFFEQTLNIIMKGRPYHDFITPTAFPNLAIMPASELLGELIVKLEQRHKIYKLRDAMVKLKRDYDEIYIDTPPAFNFYSLSALIAADTCLIPFDCDDFSRRGLYSLLANIEETRQDHNDKLRVEGIVVNQYQGQASLPKKLVAELRAEDLPILNTLIHSSVKVKESHNLSQPLISCAPKHKVTQQFCELYAEISA is encoded by the coding sequence GTGATCCGTGTTGTGTTTAATCAAAAAGGTGGCGTAGGTAAATCTACGATCTGTAGTAATTTGGCTGCAATTGCTGCATCAGAAGGCAAGCGTACACTGATTATTGATTTAGATAGTCAATGTAATACCAGTGCCTATTTATTGGGTAATGATTATAAGGTTAATTTTAGTGTTGCTGAGTTTTTTGAGCAAACATTAAATATTATTATGAAAGGGCGACCTTATCATGACTTTATTACCCCTACAGCCTTTCCTAATCTGGCCATTATGCCTGCATCAGAACTACTGGGTGAGCTGATTGTTAAATTAGAACAACGCCATAAGATCTATAAATTACGTGACGCGATGGTAAAACTGAAGCGTGATTACGATGAAATTTATATTGATACACCACCGGCCTTTAATTTTTATAGCTTATCAGCGTTAATTGCAGCGGATACCTGCTTGATTCCATTTGATTGTGATGATTTCTCACGTCGTGGCTTATATAGCTTATTGGCGAACATTGAAGAAACACGTCAAGATCACAATGATAAATTACGTGTAGAAGGCATTGTCGTTAATCAATATCAGGGACAGGCCAGTCTTCCTAAAAAATTGGTCGCAGAATTAAGAGCGGAAGATTTACCTATTTTAAACACCTTGATTCACAGCTCTGTTAAAGTAAAAGAATCACACAATCTTTCCCAGCCTTTGATCAGTTGTGCGCCCAAGCATAAAGTAACTCAGCAATTTTGTGAGCTCTACGCTGAGATCTCTGCATAA
- a CDS encoding DeoR/GlpR family transcriptional regulator → MRQNTRHQKIISLVKEEGFVSTEVLVEHFSVSPQTIRRDLNELAEKNLVRRHHGGASLLESSVVNDSYVNRKQKTAKEKMKIAQAMAELIPDGSSLFIDIGTTSEALAHALLNHTGLRIVTNNLNVATILMQKPDFRVIVAGGEVRNKDAGVVGEATVDFIKQFRMDFGIVTISGLDMDGSLLDFDYQEVRVTQAIIECSQEVFLPVDHTKFGRNAMVNIGNVNQVHKLFTDIEPPEELTKLLQLHQVESIVCQSALES, encoded by the coding sequence GTGAGACAAAATACACGTCATCAAAAAATAATTTCGTTGGTTAAGGAAGAGGGGTTTGTTAGTACTGAAGTATTGGTAGAACACTTTTCAGTAAGCCCACAGACAATCCGTCGAGATTTAAATGAACTAGCTGAGAAAAACTTGGTTCGCCGTCATCATGGTGGTGCATCATTGTTAGAAAGCAGCGTCGTTAATGATTCTTACGTTAATCGTAAGCAAAAAACGGCGAAAGAAAAAATGAAGATCGCACAAGCGATGGCAGAACTTATTCCAGATGGTTCATCGCTATTTATTGATATAGGCACTACATCTGAAGCATTGGCTCACGCATTATTAAATCATACTGGTTTACGTATCGTTACCAACAATCTTAATGTGGCGACGATTTTGATGCAGAAACCTGATTTTCGCGTCATTGTTGCGGGTGGTGAAGTACGTAATAAAGATGCTGGCGTTGTTGGCGAAGCAACGGTCGACTTCATTAAACAATTTAGAATGGACTTCGGTATTGTGACCATCAGTGGTTTAGATATGGATGGCTCTCTATTGGACTTCGATTATCAAGAAGTACGTGTAACACAAGCGATTATCGAGTGTTCACAAGAAGTATTTTTACCTGTTGATCACACTAAATTTGGCCGTAATGCTATGGTTAACATTGGTAATGTGAATCAGGTTCATAAATTATTTACAGATATTGAGCCACCTGAAGAATTGACTAAATTATTACAATTGCATCAAGTAGAATCGATAGTCTGTCAATCTGCGTTAGAGAGTTAA
- a CDS encoding SMP-30/gluconolactonase/LRE family protein, with the protein MNDINILFDYNGHLPECPTWCEQSQSLYWTDILEKQIHRYDVLTKKHTVLHFSEEVGSFALRESDGFICAMRTGIYLTDPAGQLDKKICDNPNNPALARFNDGGVDQFGRFYAGTYWSPKDFNGALLCRVDAQLNTKVIHADILGANGLAFSPDKQWMYTTDTPNRVMYRTPLNELGDAGTREIFKQFAPDYGRPDGAAMDIEGCYWVAMFNGSKVIRISPNGEILAEYPLPVKNPTMVCFGGSDMKTLFITSGRENMSASERAASPLSGCIFTLKTAVGGMIKPRFKEA; encoded by the coding sequence ATGAATGATATAAACATCTTATTTGATTACAACGGGCACTTACCGGAATGCCCTACATGGTGTGAACAAAGCCAAAGTTTATACTGGACTGATATCTTAGAAAAACAAATACACCGATATGATGTATTAACAAAAAAACATACCGTATTACATTTTTCTGAAGAAGTCGGCAGCTTTGCATTAAGAGAATCAGACGGTTTTATCTGTGCGATGCGAACAGGGATCTACTTAACCGATCCCGCTGGACAGTTAGATAAAAAAATATGTGATAACCCGAACAACCCAGCGCTGGCTCGTTTTAATGATGGTGGCGTCGATCAATTCGGCCGTTTTTATGCGGGTACATATTGGTCACCTAAGGACTTTAATGGCGCCTTGTTATGCCGTGTCGATGCACAACTCAATACCAAAGTAATACACGCTGACATCCTTGGGGCTAATGGCTTGGCATTTAGCCCAGATAAACAATGGATGTATACAACAGATACACCAAACCGCGTGATGTATCGAACACCTCTCAATGAATTGGGTGATGCTGGCACAAGAGAGATATTCAAACAATTTGCACCCGACTACGGCCGACCAGATGGTGCGGCAATGGATATCGAGGGTTGCTACTGGGTTGCAATGTTCAACGGCTCTAAAGTTATTCGAATTTCACCAAATGGCGAAATCTTAGCTGAATATCCGCTACCAGTTAAAAATCCAACTATGGTCTGTTTTGGTGGGAGTGATATGAAGACGCTTTTCATTACATCTGGACGCGAAAATATGTCAGCAAGTGAGCGTGCTGCATCACCATTATCAGGTTGTATTTTCACTCTAAAAACAGCTGTTGGAGGCATGATTAAACCTCGTTTTAAAGAAGCTTAA
- the hemF gene encoding oxygen-dependent coproporphyrinogen oxidase: MTVSINELESFFRNIQQSIISAFQAEETNGEFIADNWTSHLGKGTSCVLRNGEVYESAGVNFSMVSGDKLPAAASAKRPQFTGLAYQAMGVSVVVHPRNPHAPTSHANVRMFMVTDNEGKQHWWLGGGFDLTPIHLYEDDARHFHTVARDAVTPFGDDLYEQFKQDADEYFYMPHREEYRGIGGIIYDDLNAWDMETSLRFIESVAQGYTQAYAPIIAKRKNQTYTEQEREFQLFRRTRYAEFNLIVDRGTIFGLQSKGRTKSILMSMPPLASWHYDDLEPQNDAQKALVKVVSTPQAWL; encoded by the coding sequence ATGACTGTCAGTATCAATGAATTAGAATCATTTTTCCGTAATATCCAACAATCAATTATTTCAGCGTTTCAAGCTGAAGAAACCAACGGTGAATTTATTGCTGATAATTGGACTAGCCATCTTGGCAAAGGAACAAGTTGTGTCTTACGTAATGGTGAGGTGTATGAAAGTGCGGGTGTCAACTTTTCGATGGTGAGCGGTGATAAACTACCGGCTGCGGCATCGGCAAAGCGACCACAGTTTACAGGACTCGCGTATCAAGCAATGGGTGTATCCGTTGTTGTTCATCCACGCAATCCCCATGCACCGACGAGTCATGCGAATGTACGTATGTTTATGGTGACTGATAATGAAGGCAAGCAACATTGGTGGCTTGGTGGTGGATTTGATTTAACACCAATTCATTTATATGAAGATGATGCCCGTCATTTCCATACCGTTGCTCGTGATGCTGTAACCCCATTTGGTGATGACTTATACGAGCAGTTTAAACAAGATGCTGACGAATATTTCTACATGCCACACCGTGAAGAGTACCGTGGTATTGGCGGTATCATTTATGATGATTTGAACGCATGGGATATGGAAACGAGTCTCCGTTTTATTGAGTCTGTTGCTCAGGGTTATACCCAAGCATATGCCCCAATCATTGCTAAACGTAAAAACCAAACGTATACAGAACAAGAACGTGAGTTCCAACTGTTCCGCCGTACGCGTTATGCTGAGTTTAATTTGATTGTTGACCGTGGCACTATTTTCGGTTTGCAAAGTAAAGGACGTACCAAATCTATTTTGATGTCAATGCCACCACTAGCGAGCTGGCATTACGATGATCTTGAACCCCAAAATGATGCACAAAAAGCACTCGTGAAGGTAGTTTCTACACCGCAAGCGTGGCTATAA
- a CDS encoding Ig-like domain-containing protein, translated as MTNINARLNSFFKYSLIASAITLAGCGVEPQDNEKAEEPILTAEESRDELAKRRAQSLFDAHTFYSFPFNGQADVAVNTSVLLSFSHPLDRFSAKAFTLSDSKGNVVEVTSVEVTEGSFATDPNNPMADGLAFKPKAALKAGEQYSVTYAIGLINEADGNKELTAERTEEDPLTFTTRLAKDSVSFALDTNGFYPTDDLPFTTFTSLRLRTTNDIDATTLIAGDTFKFQKVGSTEQVAGDLIVRGRYITFDPADDLDVDATYELIISNDVKDSIGNSFAGLEKTFTVLDSGEHAFKPMNVTVNTNNQASPYSGELTNAVTIKSVLIGGNDTTYVDSDLITELANLGNFDDASPLVIRKGSILNSSSLTVKVGGEFPTGFDTGNIRMTNISDATGYLINNTNSDHKYASKQLHLFMDVAMTTDGYDEDGKLNGKANGGLSQNIMHLELIGTVRTEGPTMIIDAVSEIDVKILGVDNAHAQVSFHMESYTADETPAPAVDIKPPEFQSAYPAENITHFSLGDNVTVTYDEPLTLSSLQNLVLKDENNTVIDTVISQDGSSIVIDPITNLASSTAYTITGSIEDLAGNIAYLQQRFTTPYKVQELRQTSPMVEGTVPGYTCALVEANYANDIAGRCAGGSDGSGTVVEDDKFNIFDLQADRDIFIAFSQQIDKASLVLGNSCNTGSFRVEVVNSAGVCQSTVPGVMQYDNKILTFSPMENWQDQGANVYQYSLISQENATKEQVDCTSGSVICSEAGYPLQTTLLKETSAEDQGGPDIRIPFRAAPADNFVFNPLMMPTTDSNRDYRWNEGQETLTSNFALLSVNDGGFDGLITDAQTGCAIGSSCSENLSKTFISAFMPTEVGEYDPINNRIPVKIHAQQMISSEVYVQAKLVLLGGSDVPTGTMIMRPRYPTVDGKTVVPTGYIIWNEDTQQLNFKIELDVYMDSPNMHVTLDLSHNLHSYPITMKLQGPIEFADDGRMVISLANKNNIQIKVIIADGNGDGEGGAGKMMLELVPGAVSLQQISLPMK; from the coding sequence ATGACAAATATTAACGCTCGTTTAAATTCATTTTTTAAATATAGCTTGATTGCTTCAGCGATTACACTTGCTGGTTGTGGTGTCGAGCCACAAGATAATGAGAAAGCAGAAGAGCCAATTCTAACAGCAGAAGAAAGCCGTGATGAATTAGCAAAGCGTCGTGCTCAGAGCTTATTTGATGCGCATACGTTTTATTCATTTCCATTTAATGGCCAAGCCGACGTTGCTGTGAATACATCCGTGTTACTGTCATTTTCTCATCCGCTAGATCGTTTTTCAGCGAAAGCGTTTACGTTGTCAGACAGCAAAGGAAATGTTGTTGAGGTGACGTCGGTTGAGGTGACTGAAGGTAGCTTTGCCACAGACCCTAATAATCCGATGGCGGATGGTCTGGCATTTAAACCGAAAGCTGCGCTTAAAGCGGGCGAACAATATTCAGTTACTTATGCTATCGGCTTGATTAATGAAGCTGATGGAAATAAAGAGTTAACTGCAGAGCGAACTGAGGAAGATCCATTAACGTTTACGACGCGATTAGCGAAAGACTCGGTGAGTTTTGCATTAGATACAAATGGTTTTTATCCGACTGATGATTTGCCGTTTACGACATTTACATCATTACGCTTACGTACAACTAATGACATTGATGCGACAACGCTAATTGCTGGTGATACATTTAAATTTCAAAAAGTGGGTTCGACAGAGCAAGTTGCGGGTGATTTAATTGTCAGAGGTCGTTATATCACATTTGATCCAGCAGATGACCTTGATGTTGATGCTACGTATGAGCTAATTATCAGCAATGACGTTAAGGACAGTATAGGTAATAGTTTTGCGGGTTTAGAAAAAACATTTACGGTGTTAGATTCGGGAGAGCATGCATTTAAGCCGATGAACGTTACCGTGAATACAAATAATCAGGCGTCACCTTACTCTGGTGAACTGACCAATGCAGTAACGATTAAGTCTGTGCTAATTGGTGGTAATGATACAACTTATGTTGACTCAGACTTGATTACTGAATTAGCAAATCTAGGTAACTTTGATGACGCTTCGCCACTTGTAATTCGTAAGGGATCTATTTTAAATAGCTCAAGCTTAACAGTTAAAGTGGGAGGTGAATTCCCGACGGGTTTCGATACTGGCAATATTCGTATGACCAATATTTCTGATGCAACCGGTTATTTAATTAATAATACCAATTCTGATCATAAATATGCGTCAAAGCAGTTACATCTATTTATGGATGTTGCAATGACGACGGATGGTTATGACGAAGATGGTAAGCTGAATGGTAAAGCCAACGGTGGTTTAAGTCAGAATATTATGCATCTTGAATTGATCGGCACCGTGAGAACGGAAGGTCCAACCATGATCATTGATGCAGTCAGTGAAATTGATGTGAAGATTTTAGGTGTGGATAATGCCCATGCACAAGTCTCTTTCCATATGGAGTCATATACTGCTGATGAAACGCCTGCACCTGCTGTTGATATTAAGCCACCTGAATTTCAATCTGCTTATCCGGCGGAGAATATCACTCACTTTAGCTTAGGTGATAATGTCACAGTAACTTATGATGAGCCGTTAACGTTATCATCATTGCAGAATCTTGTTCTTAAAGATGAAAATAATACTGTGATTGATACTGTCATTAGTCAAGACGGTTCCTCTATCGTGATTGACCCTATTACTAATTTAGCGTCTTCAACAGCATATACGATTACAGGCAGCATTGAAGATTTAGCTGGTAATATTGCGTATTTACAACAGCGTTTTACCACCCCGTATAAAGTCCAAGAATTACGCCAAACTTCACCCATGGTTGAAGGTACAGTCCCTGGTTACACTTGTGCCTTAGTTGAAGCTAATTATGCTAATGATATTGCTGGTCGTTGTGCAGGTGGTTCTGATGGCAGTGGTACTGTCGTAGAAGATGATAAGTTTAATATCTTTGATTTGCAGGCAGACAGAGATATCTTTATTGCTTTTAGTCAGCAAATTGATAAAGCGAGCTTAGTACTTGGTAATAGTTGTAATACAGGTTCCTTCCGCGTTGAGGTTGTCAATAGTGCGGGTGTTTGTCAGTCAACTGTACCAGGTGTGATGCAATATGATAATAAAATATTAACCTTCTCACCAATGGAAAACTGGCAAGATCAAGGTGCGAATGTTTATCAGTATTCATTAATTTCACAAGAAAATGCAACGAAAGAACAAGTTGATTGTACTAGCGGCTCTGTTATCTGTAGTGAAGCTGGTTATCCGTTACAAACCACACTACTGAAAGAAACCAGTGCTGAAGATCAAGGTGGTCCTGATATTCGCATCCCGTTTAGAGCGGCACCTGCGGATAACTTTGTATTTAACCCATTGATGATGCCAACGACGGACAGTAATCGCGATTATCGTTGGAATGAAGGACAAGAAACGCTTACCAGTAACTTTGCTTTATTAAGTGTAAATGATGGTGGCTTTGATGGACTAATTACAGATGCACAAACAGGCTGTGCGATTGGTAGCAGTTGCTCAGAAAATCTATCTAAGACTTTTATTAGTGCATTTATGCCAACGGAAGTAGGTGAGTATGATCCAATTAATAACCGTATACCGGTAAAAATTCATGCCCAGCAGATGATTTCATCAGAAGTATATGTACAGGCTAAATTGGTACTTCTAGGTGGTAGTGATGTGCCTACGGGGACGATGATCATGCGCCCACGTTACCCAACTGTTGATGGTAAAACCGTGGTTCCAACGGGTTATATTATCTGGAATGAAGATACCCAGCAGCTTAATTTTAAGATTGAGCTGGATGTATATATGGATTCACCAAATATGCATGTAACGCTTGATTTATCCCATAACTTACACAGTTATCCGATTACGATGAAGCTGCAAGGACCAATTGAATTTGCCGATGATGGCCGGATGGTGATTAGCTTAGCCAATAAAAATAATATTCAAATTAAAGTTATCATTGCCGACGGTAATGGCGATGGTGAAGGGGGAGCTGGAAAAATGATGCTAGAATTAGTACCAGGTGCAGTTTCATTACAACAGATTTCATTACCGATGAAGTAA
- a CDS encoding DUF2333 family protein gives MSKSKIIAGIAAVGAILYATSIYWSVEPDNFSPTQATETLVKNNADIAVGSYTTATLIKTIQTLDEKNGGYLSNSVLPPAIFMDNMPSWEYGLLEQSRDLMLVLRRDLSRSQTQSTENKDLQKAHGSLNVEHTRLFPTNADSEYKKTVEELQLYLAKLGDSQSDAQFYARADNLAEWFKQVEKRLGSLSQRLSASVGQYRINTDLSGDAGAEQSTFTPSGATVKTAWVDIDNVFWEARGSSWALYHYLKAARIDFKSVLEKKNALASVDQIILELEASLQPVSSPIILNGAGFGVFANHSLVMANYLSRANAAVIDLRRLLEQG, from the coding sequence ATGAGTAAATCTAAAATCATAGCGGGTATTGCTGCTGTCGGTGCTATCTTGTATGCCACTTCAATTTATTGGAGTGTTGAACCAGACAACTTTAGCCCAACACAAGCGACAGAAACGCTAGTCAAGAATAATGCCGATATCGCAGTTGGTTCATATACGACAGCAACATTGATTAAAACGATTCAAACGCTAGACGAAAAAAATGGCGGTTACCTAAGTAACTCTGTATTACCACCAGCAATCTTTATGGATAATATGCCGTCTTGGGAATATGGTCTGTTAGAACAGTCTCGCGATCTAATGTTGGTATTACGTCGTGATTTAAGCCGTTCACAAACGCAATCAACTGAAAATAAAGACTTACAAAAAGCACACGGTTCATTAAATGTTGAGCACACGCGTTTATTCCCAACAAACGCAGATTCAGAATATAAAAAGACAGTTGAAGAATTACAACTATATCTTGCTAAATTAGGTGATTCACAATCTGACGCACAATTCTATGCGCGTGCAGATAACCTTGCAGAATGGTTCAAACAAGTTGAAAAACGTCTTGGTTCATTATCACAACGCTTAAGTGCATCTGTTGGCCAATACCGAATCAATACCGACTTATCTGGTGATGCAGGTGCTGAACAATCAACATTTACACCATCTGGTGCAACAGTTAAAACGGCATGGGTAGACATCGATAATGTATTCTGGGAAGCACGTGGTTCTTCTTGGGCACTATATCACTACCTAAAAGCGGCACGTATTGACTTTAAAAGCGTGTTAGAAAAGAAAAACGCACTGGCAAGTGTTGACCAAATCATACTTGAATTAGAAGCATCACTACAACCTGTAAGCAGCCCAATCATTTTAAACGGCGCTGGTTTTGGTGTTTTTGCTAACCATTCATTAGTAATGGCAAACTACTTGTCTCGTGCAAATGCGGCTGTTATTGACCTACGTAGATTACTAGAACAAGGTTAA
- a CDS encoding SDR family oxidoreductase, whose product MQTVLITGASTGIGYHGAVTLKATGYRVFATARKPEDVTALIAQGFESVQLDLSSTTSITTAVAHIAKLTEGKIDVLFNNGAYGQPGAVEDLPTDELRKQFEANVFGWHELTTQIIPLMRANGRGRIIQNSSVLGLVAMKYRGAYNASKFAIEGLTDTLRLELRNSPIKVSLIEPGPIVSQFRANALSAFQEHIDIENSVHTKDYQQQISRLGKKDVSNQFTLGPEAVTKALIHAIESNKPKVRYYVTFPTYLFALLKRILPFRVLDGILAKSG is encoded by the coding sequence ATGCAAACAGTACTCATCACGGGCGCTTCAACAGGGATTGGCTATCACGGGGCTGTCACACTTAAAGCTACGGGTTATCGTGTCTTTGCTACCGCAAGAAAGCCAGAAGACGTAACCGCGTTAATCGCACAAGGTTTTGAAAGTGTACAACTGGACTTAAGCTCTACAACCTCAATTACCACTGCAGTTGCACATATCGCTAAACTCACCGAGGGTAAGATTGATGTACTGTTTAATAATGGTGCTTATGGTCAACCCGGTGCAGTCGAGGACTTACCCACTGATGAGTTACGTAAACAATTTGAAGCGAATGTATTTGGTTGGCACGAACTCACCACACAAATTATTCCGTTAATGCGCGCCAATGGCCGTGGCCGTATAATACAAAACAGTTCTGTTTTAGGCCTAGTCGCAATGAAATATCGCGGGGCGTACAACGCCAGCAAGTTCGCAATCGAGGGCTTAACGGATACGTTACGTCTAGAGCTGCGAAATTCCCCTATCAAAGTTTCTTTAATTGAACCAGGGCCAATAGTCAGCCAGTTCAGAGCCAATGCATTAAGCGCTTTTCAAGAACACATCGATATCGAAAACAGCGTACACACCAAGGACTACCAACAGCAAATCAGCCGCTTGGGTAAAAAGGATGTCAGTAATCAATTTACTTTAGGCCCAGAAGCAGTAACCAAGGCTCTGATTCATGCCATTGAAAGCAACAAACCTAAAGTACGTTATTACGTGACCTTTCCAACTTATTTATTTGCCTTGTTGAAGCGTATTTTACCATTTCGGGTATTGGATGGAATATTAGCTAAATCAGGGTGA
- a CDS encoding carboxypeptidase M32, with protein MTTKSAYDQLSQHFKKIHNLSHLSSICGWDQAAMMPAGGNEARSEAMAELAVMIHQQSTVPQLADLIKQAQSDQLSAEQQASLAEIDRSWQQANIVPEELVSAKSLAGSKCEHAWRTQRKENDWAGFAKNLKTVVELSREEATIRAQANNCSNYDALMDLYEPGMTSAQLDPIFDDVKSWLPELTLAAQEKQKSDNVIMPTGHFPIAAQQQLGLKTMGILGFDFDHGRLDVSAHPFCGGVSSDVRITTRYEEDDFTQSLMGVVHETGHARYEQGLPTALNHLPVGQARSMGIHESQSLLFEMQLGRSQEFLTLLTPEIKQAFNGTDTNIYNPLNLSQCYTRVKPDFIRVDADEVTYPAHVMLRYEIEQALMNGDIEVDDIPELWALKMQQYLGVDTKGNYRNGCMQDVHWTDGSFGYFPSYTLGAMYAAQFMTKIKQEMDVSAIITSGDLSPIFTWLKTNIWQNASLLSTNDLVKKATGETLNPAHFKAHLQARYL; from the coding sequence ATGACAACAAAATCAGCTTATGACCAGCTTTCTCAGCATTTTAAAAAGATCCATAATTTAAGTCATTTATCTTCTATTTGTGGTTGGGACCAAGCAGCAATGATGCCTGCTGGCGGTAATGAAGCTCGCTCTGAGGCAATGGCTGAGTTAGCGGTTATGATCCACCAGCAAAGCACAGTCCCACAACTTGCCGATTTAATTAAACAAGCACAGTCAGACCAATTATCAGCAGAGCAACAAGCAAGCTTAGCGGAAATAGACCGCAGCTGGCAGCAAGCTAATATTGTGCCTGAAGAATTAGTTTCAGCTAAATCGCTAGCAGGTTCTAAATGTGAGCACGCTTGGCGTACTCAACGCAAAGAAAATGACTGGGCTGGTTTTGCTAAGAACTTAAAAACCGTTGTTGAATTATCACGTGAAGAAGCAACTATTCGTGCACAAGCAAACAACTGCAGTAACTATGATGCCCTAATGGACTTGTACGAACCTGGCATGACTAGTGCACAACTTGATCCAATCTTTGATGATGTAAAGTCATGGTTGCCAGAACTAACACTAGCAGCGCAAGAAAAACAAAAATCAGATAATGTCATCATGCCAACAGGTCACTTCCCTATTGCCGCACAGCAGCAACTTGGTTTAAAGACGATGGGTATTTTAGGTTTTGATTTTGACCACGGTCGTCTTGATGTATCAGCCCACCCATTCTGTGGCGGCGTCTCTTCAGATGTACGAATTACCACGCGTTATGAAGAAGATGATTTCACCCAAAGTTTAATGGGTGTCGTCCATGAAACAGGTCATGCGCGCTATGAACAAGGTTTACCAACAGCATTAAATCACTTACCTGTGGGTCAAGCGCGTTCAATGGGCATCCATGAAAGCCAAAGTTTATTATTTGAAATGCAATTAGGCCGCAGTCAGGAATTTTTAACCCTACTAACGCCAGAAATTAAACAAGCATTCAATGGCACAGATACCAACATTTATAATCCACTCAATCTAAGTCAGTGCTACACCCGCGTGAAGCCTGATTTCATCCGTGTTGATGCCGATGAAGTGACGTACCCAGCTCACGTTATGCTGCGTTATGAAATCGAACAAGCATTAATGAATGGCGATATTGAAGTCGATGATATTCCAGAACTATGGGCGCTTAAAATGCAACAATATTTAGGTGTGGATACTAAAGGTAATTACCGTAATGGTTGTATGCAAGATGTGCATTGGACAGATGGTAGCTTTGGTTACTTCCCGTCTTATACACTAGGTGCCATGTATGCGGCTCAGTTTATGACGAAAATTAAGCAAGAGATGGATGTATCTGCCATTATTACCAGCGGTGATTTATCACCTATATTCACTTGGCTTAAAACTAACATTTGGCAAAATGCGTCATTATTAAGTACTAATGATTTAGTGAAAAAAGCAACGGGTGAAACACTCAACCCTGCTCACTTTAAAGCACATTTACAGGCGCGTTATTTGTAA